A region of Larimichthys crocea isolate SSNF chromosome X, L_crocea_2.0, whole genome shotgun sequence DNA encodes the following proteins:
- the ptcd1 gene encoding pentatricopeptide repeat-containing protein 1, mitochondrial encodes MWTSVACSCVRNGRKVSVPAAKLFSTVKNSHRTPNLTRLHNFSGHLSSTLLTPILCQLPRGVTARSVSLSAASHGGTPGSLSVPAEGDHPDRENFGSLSADISSRRSFRKNSPDMQDLRYEEDEEEEPVKLRRRPQSSNTPYWYFLQCKKLIKENKLQQALDMFSRDMLQGERLQPEEFNYSILIGGCGRAGQLKKAFKLYNDMKKRGLSPSDATYTALFNACAESPFKQAGLQQALKLEQELRRKNYPLSTITYHALLKTHAITNHLHACIHTLKEMLQNGHAVTQETFHYLLMGCLKDKETGFRLALQVWRQMLRSGILPDSKNYNLLLRTARDCGIGDPALATGVLLMLDPKYEREHVSHGKSESGCKGVVDIDLLERQLFIQPDPLGERQQDSRGSEDESHNRPDSTHLIPVRQTVSLPVELADDSTAPNLLDLFEGKRGGVISLGTVDGVSDKLALIGGAKGFLEKMEASGLSPDLRTLTLLADTMEPGYQSLQVLLKAAKQHKVKLDVAFFNSAIRRAARAGDSEGAQAVLSVMRQRNVTLNVQTFGCLALGCERQQDGLQLLKDMEAVGLKPNVQIFSALIGRATRRLDYVYLKTILKSMRNLEVWPNEVIIRQLEFASQYPPNYNQYKSRNNYMVQIDGFRGYYQQWLKDMPAKSAADEQAELQTVTDPAVLKTEATDGLTETERSQRAAARRYKFHSKDKKSSATCTL; translated from the exons ATGTGGACGTCCGTCGCCTGTTCGTGCGTGAGAAACGGGAGGAAAGTCTCGGTCCCCGCTGCTAAGTTGTTTTCAACGGTTAAGAACTCGCACAGGACACCGAATCTGACACGGTTACACAATTTTTCAGGACACCTGTCGTCCACGCTCCTCACGCCGATACTTTGCCAACTGCCAAGGGGTGTAACCGCCAGATCTGTGTCCCTGTCAGCCGCTTCCCATGGAGGAACCCCGGGCTCACTTTCAGTCCCAGCCGAGGGTGACCACCCAGACCGGGAGAACTTCGGCTCTCTTTCCGCTGACATATCATCCAGGAGGTCGTTCAGGAAAAACAGCCCAGACATGCAGGATCTGCGGTacgaagaggatgaggaggaagagccGGTGAAACTTCGCAGGAGGCCTCAGAGCAGCAACACACCGTACTGGTACTTCTTACAGTGCAAGAAGCTGATCAAAGAAAACAAG ctgcagcaggcttTGGATATGTTCAGCAGAGACATGCTGCAGGGAGAGAGGCTGCAGCCGGAGGAGTTCAACTACAGCATCCTGATCGGAGGCTGTGGTCGAGCTGGACAGCTCAAGAAGGCCTTCAAGCTCTACAATGAT ATGAAGAAGCGAGGTCTAAGTCCTTCAGATGCTACCTACACCGCGCTGTTCAACGCCTGCGCTGAGTCACCATTCAAACAAGCCGGTCTCCAACAAGCTCTGAAACTGGAGCAAGAACTCCGTCGCAAAAACTACCCGCTCAGCACCATCACGTACCACGCCCTTCTCAAGACACACGCCATCACCAACCACCTTCACGCCTGTATTCACACGCTCAAG gAGATGCTGCAGAACGGCCACGCTGTAACTCAGGAGACGTTTCACTACCTGCTGATGGGATGTTTGAAGGACAAAGAGACAGGCTTCAGACTGGCTTTACAG gTTTGGCGGCAGATGTTGAGGTCAGGGATTCTTCCAGACTCAAAGAACTATAACCTGCTCTTGCGAACAGCAAGGGATTGTGGGATTGGCGACCCTGCCCTGGCCACTGGCGTGCTCCTGATGCTTGACCCAAAGTACGAGAGGGAACATGTGTCACATGGAAAGTCAGAGTCTGGATGTAAAGGTGTAGTAGACATTGACCTTCTGGAGAGGCAGCTGTTTATCCAACCTGATCCACTCGGTGAGCGTCAGCAGGACAGCAGAGGCAGTGAGGACGAGTCCCACAACAGACCAGACTCGACTCATTTGATACCAGTCAGACAAACTGTCTCGCTGCCTGTTGAGTTAGCAGATGACTCTACAGCCCCTAACCTACTGGACCTGTTTGAGGGTAAGAGGGGTGGGGTGATCTCCCTGGGAACTGTGGACGGAGTATCGGATAAACTCGCCCTTATCGGAGGAGCTAAAGGTTTCCTGGAGAAGATGGAAGCAAGCGGCCTCAGTCCAGACCTCAGGACTCTGACCCTGCTGGCTGATACGATGGAGCCGGGCTACCAGTCTCTGCAGGTGCTGCTGAAGGCCGCCAAGCAGCATAAAGTGAAGCTCGACGTCGCGTTCTTCAACTCTGCGATTCGCAGAGCGGCCAGAGCTGGTGATTCAGAGGGAGCAcag gCTGTGCTGAGTGTGATGCGACAGCGTAATGTAACCCTGAACGTGCAGACGTTTGGATGCCTCGCATTGGGCTGTGAGCGGCAGCAGGATGGCCTGCAGCTGCTCAAAGACATGGAG GCGGTGGGACTTAAGCCTAACGTCCAGATATTTTCTGCTCTTATCGGCCGAGCAACTCGAAGACTGGATTACGTCTACCTTAAAACAATCCTCAAAAGCATGAGAAACTTGGAGGTGTGGCCTAACGAGGTCATCATCAGACAGCTGGAGTTCGCCTCACAATATCCTCCCAACTATAACCAG TACAAGTCCAGAAACAACTATATGGTCCAAATCGATGGTTTCCGTGGTTACTACCAGCAGTGGCTGAAAGATATGCCTGCCAAGAGTGCTGCTGATGAGCAGGCCGAGCTGCAGACGGTGACGGACCCTGCAGTGCTGAAAACAGAAGCAACAGATGGACTGACAGAGACTGAAAGGAGCCAGAGAGCAGCAGCGAGGAGATATAAGTTTCATAGCAAGGACAAGAAAAGCAGTGCTACCTGTACTCTGTGA